Proteins encoded within one genomic window of Desulfonatronospira thiodismutans ASO3-1:
- a CDS encoding class II fructose-bisphosphate aldolase produces the protein MPLVKTSKCMELMPPPGAVGCFSVYSSECIEAVISAAELECRPAIVSMDQNVIKDTQLDEMAREAFHMARASSVPISVHLNHAESLEGIKVGLDLGFSSVMFDGSNLDFDENIRQTCEARIMAHAYGSEIEGEYGMLCITNEDLEKINQFLRKTMVDYLAFSADKSMTMQKQKQSLLTFKQLVKESGVPLVLHGASNIDQILLKKFQVSGVRKINVHSEILKAMKDYQYEINMSCHKVSQAIYKSEIKKIIKQVVQNKIKQFLLD, from the coding sequence ATGCCTCTTGTAAAGACCAGTAAATGTATGGAACTGATGCCTCCCCCTGGAGCTGTAGGATGTTTCAGTGTATACAGTTCGGAGTGTATAGAAGCTGTCATATCGGCAGCAGAGCTTGAGTGCCGGCCGGCAATAGTCTCCATGGACCAGAATGTAATCAAAGATACACAGCTTGATGAAATGGCCAGAGAAGCATTCCATATGGCACGGGCTTCTTCAGTGCCAATAAGTGTACATCTGAATCATGCCGAAAGCCTTGAAGGAATCAAAGTGGGCCTTGATCTGGGCTTTTCATCAGTCATGTTTGATGGTTCGAATTTAGATTTTGATGAAAACATCAGGCAGACATGCGAAGCTCGTATTATGGCCCATGCATACGGATCAGAGATAGAGGGTGAATATGGTATGTTATGTATAACTAATGAAGACTTGGAAAAAATCAATCAATTTTTAAGAAAAACTATGGTTGACTATCTTGCCTTTTCTGCTGATAAGTCAATGACTATGCAAAAGCAAAAGCAGTCTCTTTTAACTTTTAAGCAGCTTGTAAAGGAAAGTGGCGTGCCATTAGTATTGCATGGCGCAAGTAACATTGATCAAATATTGCTAAAAAAGTTTCAGGTGTCTGGCGTTAGAAAGATAAATGTGCATTCGGAAATCCTCAAAGCAATGAAAGACTATCAATATGAAATAAATATGAGTTGTCATAAAGTGTCACAGGCAATATACAAAAGTGAAATTAAAAAAATAATCAAGCAAGTTGTACAAAATAAAATCAAGCAATTCTTGCTAGACTAA
- a CDS encoding UxaA family hydrolase: protein MKNKFLGFRRENGRVGVRNHVVILPLDDLSNAASEAVGNNVKGALALPHAYGRLQFGEDLDLYFRTLIGIGSNPNVAAVVVIGIEPQWTNKIVEGIAKTGKPVTGFAIEQNGDFNTICAASRKAMEYVQWASELQRTECDISEIWVSTKCGESDTTSGIATNPTVGNAYDKLYEHNSTLLFGETTEVTGGEHLIRERCINDEVRNQFQFFFDRYAKLVDEKKTSDLSDSQPTKGNIEGGLTTIEEKALGNIQKIGRKAPVVGCLDKAETPTGPGLWFMDSSSAAAEMVTLCAAAGFVVHFFPTGQGNIIGNPILPVIKLCANPRTLRTMSEHFDVDVSGLVRREMDLEQAGDSLLNMMERTANGRLTAAEVLGHREFIITKLYESA from the coding sequence ATGAAGAATAAATTTCTGGGCTTCAGACGAGAAAATGGCCGTGTGGGTGTAAGAAACCATGTTGTCATTCTGCCTCTTGACGACCTTTCCAATGCAGCCAGTGAGGCGGTGGGAAACAACGTCAAGGGTGCCCTGGCACTTCCCCATGCTTATGGCCGACTGCAATTCGGTGAAGATCTGGATCTGTATTTCAGGACACTTATTGGTATTGGCTCCAACCCCAACGTAGCTGCAGTGGTGGTGATCGGAATTGAACCACAATGGACAAATAAGATTGTGGAAGGCATAGCCAAGACCGGAAAGCCTGTAACAGGTTTTGCAATAGAGCAGAATGGCGATTTCAACACGATATGTGCTGCTTCACGCAAGGCCATGGAATACGTCCAATGGGCAAGCGAGCTACAACGTACCGAATGTGATATCAGTGAGATCTGGGTATCAACTAAGTGCGGTGAGTCGGATACTACTTCAGGCATCGCTACCAATCCCACTGTGGGCAATGCTTATGACAAATTGTATGAACACAACTCTACACTTTTGTTTGGAGAGACGACAGAGGTAACGGGTGGTGAACATCTAATCAGGGAACGTTGCATCAATGACGAAGTACGTAACCAGTTCCAGTTCTTCTTTGATCGTTACGCCAAGCTTGTGGATGAAAAAAAGACCAGTGACCTGTCTGATTCTCAACCCACCAAGGGCAACATTGAAGGGGGCTTGACCACCATTGAGGAAAAAGCCCTGGGCAATATTCAAAAAATCGGGCGTAAAGCTCCTGTAGTAGGCTGCCTGGACAAGGCTGAAACTCCGACCGGACCGGGGCTCTGGTTTATGGATTCCTCTTCAGCAGCAGCCGAGATGGTCACCTTGTGCGCTGCAGCAGGGTTTGTGGTGCATTTCTTTCCCACAGGTCAGGGGAATATTATCGGCAACCCCATACTGCCAGTTATCAAGTTGTGTGCCAATCCCCGCACCCTGCGCACCATGAGTGAGCACTTCGATGTCGATGTATCCGGCCTGGTCCGCAGAGAAATGGATCTTGAGCAGGCTGGGGACTCTCTTTTAAACATGATGGAACGTACAGCAAACGGAAGGCTCACTGCCGCCGAAGTTCTTGGACACAGGGAGTTCATTATCACTAAGCTTTATGAAAGTGCTTAA
- a CDS encoding UxaA family hydrolase, with translation MSIDFLVHEKGDGVGVVVVEGLKAGQEITGWIMKEDQTIKTKIVSDIPIGHKLALQDFNAGDTVYKYSTDIGKVVAPIKKGEHLHVHNVKTKRW, from the coding sequence ATGTCTATCGATTTTCTGGTCCACGAAAAAGGGGACGGAGTCGGTGTTGTTGTGGTGGAAGGACTTAAGGCAGGACAGGAAATCACGGGCTGGATCATGAAGGAAGATCAGACCATAAAAACCAAAATAGTCAGCGATATCCCCATCGGTCACAAGCTGGCCCTGCAGGACTTTAACGCAGGAGACACCGTGTATAAGTACAGCACTGATATCGGCAAGGTTGTTGCTCCCATAAAGAAAGGTGAACACCTGCATGTGCATAACGTAAAAACTAAAAGGTGGTAA
- a CDS encoding HesA/MoeB/ThiF family protein, producing MTQQTIRTYISDQEILNRADKSGNPVQEEVLLAMEAGEIPLRYQRNNHALSLTDQISLARSAVLLVGCGGLGGNLCEYLVRMGVGKIVACDPDVFDESNCNRQILATSETLGEPKALAAKQRALAINPLVEVVAVEDFVRVDLLDSVQAVADCLGGADYRQELLEMSRSAGLPMVSAGIAGWHALVCTTWPGESGIGEFMGKSTSSAEVEQGVLAPVASFAASMQAGELVRIMTGASPALRGSLLMTDISRMRFSTVELNSL from the coding sequence ATGACTCAGCAGACAATAAGAACATATATTTCAGACCAGGAAATACTCAACCGTGCTGACAAATCTGGAAACCCGGTCCAGGAAGAGGTCCTGCTGGCCATGGAGGCGGGGGAAATCCCGCTGCGCTATCAGCGGAACAACCATGCCCTGAGTTTAACGGACCAGATCAGCTTGGCCAGATCGGCAGTACTTTTAGTCGGATGCGGTGGACTGGGTGGCAACCTCTGTGAATACCTGGTGCGCATGGGAGTGGGTAAAATTGTAGCCTGCGATCCGGATGTATTTGATGAGAGCAACTGCAACCGGCAGATTCTGGCCACATCCGAAACCCTGGGCGAACCCAAGGCACTGGCGGCCAAGCAAAGAGCCCTTGCCATCAACCCGTTGGTGGAAGTCGTGGCTGTTGAGGATTTCGTCAGGGTTGATCTGCTGGATTCTGTTCAGGCCGTAGCAGACTGCCTGGGGGGTGCGGATTACCGCCAGGAACTGCTGGAAATGTCCAGAAGTGCCGGCCTGCCAATGGTCTCAGCTGGAATCGCCGGGTGGCATGCTTTGGTATGTACCACATGGCCTGGTGAATCAGGGATTGGAGAGTTCATGGGCAAGTCAACCAGTTCCGCGGAGGTTGAGCAGGGAGTGTTGGCCCCTGTGGCTTCATTTGCCGCATCCATGCAGGCCGGTGAGCTCGTCAGGATTATGACCGGAGCAAGCCCAGCCCTGCGCGGGAGCCTGCTCATGACTGACATATCCAGGATGCGCTTTTCCACTGTTGAGCTGAACTCATTGTGA
- the larA gene encoding nickel-dependent lactate racemase, whose translation MEIKLKYGKGVKMLRLPEHADVQVLTPRDLPHLSDLASSLQDALDAPLQAQSLESRPRPGRIAIAVPDETRPVPLKELLPVLLDRIFKTWPGIDPESVSIVVGGGLHPAPDSDQMARILPEDLRGCRAVSHDALSSPLKSYGFTSRGTPVEINAVFGEADLKIVVGMIDPHQYQGMTGGSKGVTIGCASRKMIEKNHSLMSTPGAVAGNIHDNFPRQDLNEAGRMIGIDLAVNVCLNSAQKAVAVLAGEPEAVLMSGAKITEQLYGLPLTEPFDIVIASCGGHPKDICIYQAQKGLNTASQCTVQGGRILLLAACTQGIGDQCYYDYVRRFTCPSSQIKDFEEFGFRMGAHKAYLYSRTLTRFTVVIDSELDAQTLADCHLTKGNAQETLDRWFQEQPPGFKPKVAVLPNANTSYFYKRKQLQEI comes from the coding sequence ATGGAAATAAAGCTCAAATACGGCAAAGGGGTCAAGATGCTCAGACTGCCTGAACATGCCGATGTCCAGGTGTTGACTCCCCGTGATCTACCCCATCTTTCTGATCTGGCGAGCTCCCTGCAGGATGCACTGGACGCCCCCCTGCAGGCTCAGTCCCTGGAAAGCAGGCCAAGGCCGGGCCGGATAGCCATTGCCGTTCCCGACGAAACCCGCCCGGTACCTTTGAAAGAGCTGCTGCCAGTGCTTCTGGACCGGATTTTCAAGACCTGGCCCGGTATTGATCCGGAATCGGTGTCAATTGTTGTCGGGGGGGGGCTGCACCCGGCTCCTGACAGTGATCAAATGGCCCGCATTCTTCCTGAGGATTTAAGGGGTTGCAGGGCTGTATCCCATGATGCTCTGTCATCACCGCTGAAAAGCTATGGCTTTACATCCAGGGGAACGCCGGTGGAGATAAATGCTGTATTTGGGGAGGCGGATCTGAAGATTGTAGTAGGTATGATCGATCCCCATCAGTACCAGGGCATGACCGGTGGGTCCAAAGGGGTGACCATCGGCTGCGCATCCAGAAAAATGATTGAGAAAAACCACAGTTTGATGTCCACGCCCGGGGCAGTGGCGGGAAATATTCATGATAATTTTCCCCGCCAGGATCTCAATGAAGCCGGTAGGATGATCGGTATTGACTTGGCTGTCAATGTCTGCCTCAACTCGGCCCAGAAAGCAGTGGCGGTTCTGGCGGGAGAACCGGAAGCAGTCCTTATGTCCGGTGCAAAAATTACAGAGCAGCTATACGGACTTCCGCTGACGGAGCCCTTTGACATAGTAATCGCCTCCTGTGGCGGCCACCCAAAAGATATATGCATATACCAGGCTCAAAAAGGCCTGAACACCGCTTCTCAATGTACGGTCCAGGGAGGCAGAATACTCCTTCTAGCCGCGTGTACACAAGGCATCGGTGATCAGTGTTATTATGACTATGTCCGTCGTTTTACCTGTCCCTCTTCTCAGATTAAAGATTTTGAAGAGTTCGGGTTCAGAATGGGAGCGCACAAGGCCTATCTTTACAGCCGGACTTTGACCCGGTTTACAGTTGTAATTGATTCCGAACTGGATGCACAGACCCTGGCCGACTGTCACCTGACCAAAGGAAACGCCCAGGAAACCCTTGATAGGTGGTTTCAAGAGCAACCTCCCGGATTCAAGCCGAAAGTGGCTGTTTTGCCCAATGCCAATACATCTTACTTTTATAAACGAAAACAATTGCAAGAGATATGA
- a CDS encoding MoaD/ThiS family protein has translation MIQTNTTQAVSGACFQEKPIILKLSLESILEKYAPDNAEHFPMPRDSTLVDLLKHLGLGEDQVMLAFVNGRMANLKTRLADRDAVSLCPYICGG, from the coding sequence ATGATACAGACAAATACAACGCAGGCAGTATCCGGAGCCTGTTTCCAGGAAAAACCCATTATACTGAAGCTGAGCCTGGAATCAATTCTGGAAAAATACGCCCCTGATAACGCTGAACACTTTCCCATGCCCCGGGATTCGACCCTGGTGGATCTGCTGAAACACCTGGGGCTTGGTGAAGATCAGGTTATGCTCGCTTTTGTTAATGGTAGAATGGCCAATTTGAAAACCAGACTTGCGGACAGGGATGCAGTATCTCTATGTCCATATATTTGCGGCGGTTGA
- a CDS encoding aldehyde ferredoxin oxidoreductase C-terminal domain-containing protein, with protein sequence MIQGGKTGVSLGFALSPTGADHIEAPHEVPFQGEGVKLVNPLGIFVAPQALDTGPEKVRYFIAGEKTWAMNNTLGLCNFVVAPLFSMTYDKLCEAVEAITGWQTSVHELMLVAERSIVLARMFNVRQGMDSKDDKLFRRMFEPLPDGVLKGEAIDGEEFQKALELYYAMMNWDERGIPTRGALYNLGLDWLV encoded by the coding sequence ATGATCCAAGGGGGAAAAACAGGCGTCAGTCTGGGCTTTGCCCTGTCGCCGACAGGTGCTGATCATATCGAGGCCCCTCACGAGGTTCCCTTTCAGGGCGAAGGGGTGAAGCTGGTTAATCCGCTGGGCATCTTCGTTGCGCCTCAGGCCCTGGACACCGGTCCGGAAAAGGTGCGCTACTTTATTGCCGGGGAAAAGACCTGGGCCATGAACAATACCCTGGGGCTGTGCAACTTTGTTGTGGCTCCCTTGTTTTCCATGACCTATGACAAATTATGTGAAGCCGTGGAAGCCATAACCGGCTGGCAAACCAGTGTGCATGAACTGATGCTTGTGGCCGAGCGCTCCATAGTCCTGGCCAGGATGTTCAATGTCCGCCAGGGAATGGACAGCAAGGACGATAAGCTCTTCCGGCGGATGTTCGAACCCCTGCCCGACGGTGTACTCAAGGGTGAGGCCATTGACGGGGAAGAATTCCAGAAAGCTCTGGAGCTTTATTACGCAATGATGAACTGGGATGAAAGAGGCATTCCTACTAGAGGAGCCCTGTATAACCTCGGTCTGGACTGGCTTGTATGA
- a CDS encoding aldehyde ferredoxin oxidoreductase family protein → MPFGYNGKILVVDLTSQTWSVDEHDEAWYRTYWGGGSLASWYMLKDIPPKADPLGPDNVLVFAASVLCGSGISGFNRYTAAAMNPLTGGFGESESAGYFGPALKHAGFDAVVLKGKSPKPVYLWINNGQVELRDAAHVWGKENAPTLDIIKNELGEKKIRIASIGPAGENMVRLACIINELAHANGRCGMGAVMGSKNLKAVAVRGDSANMSLADPDKLDEISKWHRKRIAEHMPSINMRKFGTVQHLMAQQNSGILPTRNWRDCQFEDASSLGWEGYEKVSKGTHTCYKCAVACKRRVNNTEEKRYGGPEYETLAALGSMCGVGDLNAVCKGHERCNALGLDTVGTGAVVSFAMELAEKGILSACDLGGTQLKFDDTQGMLDLIEKICAREGIGYILSHGVKRAAATIGRGAEEYAFHVKGQEPVFHDPRGKNRRQSGLCPVADRC, encoded by the coding sequence ATGCCTTTTGGTTACAATGGAAAGATACTGGTCGTGGACCTGACCAGCCAGACCTGGTCCGTGGATGAGCATGATGAGGCCTGGTACCGCACCTACTGGGGCGGCGGGTCCCTTGCCTCCTGGTATATGCTCAAGGACATTCCACCCAAGGCTGATCCCCTGGGGCCGGATAACGTTCTGGTATTTGCGGCATCCGTTCTTTGCGGCAGCGGAATATCCGGCTTCAACCGCTATACAGCAGCAGCCATGAATCCTTTGACCGGCGGTTTTGGAGAGTCCGAGTCGGCTGGTTATTTCGGGCCGGCACTCAAGCATGCAGGCTTTGATGCGGTAGTATTGAAGGGAAAGTCTCCCAAGCCTGTATACCTGTGGATCAATAATGGCCAGGTTGAATTGCGCGACGCCGCTCATGTCTGGGGCAAGGAAAACGCCCCCACACTGGACATAATAAAGAATGAGCTGGGGGAAAAGAAAATCCGCATTGCCTCTATCGGTCCGGCCGGTGAGAACATGGTCCGGCTGGCCTGTATAATCAATGAACTGGCTCATGCCAACGGAAGATGCGGCATGGGAGCGGTCATGGGCTCTAAAAATCTAAAAGCCGTGGCCGTGCGTGGAGACTCGGCAAACATGTCTTTGGCCGACCCGGATAAGCTGGACGAGATCAGCAAATGGCATCGCAAAAGGATTGCAGAGCACATGCCAAGCATTAACATGCGCAAGTTCGGAACGGTGCAGCATCTAATGGCCCAGCAGAATTCGGGCATTCTGCCCACCCGTAACTGGAGGGACTGCCAGTTTGAGGATGCTTCCAGCCTGGGTTGGGAAGGATATGAGAAAGTCAGCAAAGGCACTCATACCTGTTATAAATGCGCTGTTGCCTGCAAACGCAGGGTGAACAACACAGAAGAAAAACGGTATGGGGGACCGGAATATGAAACCCTGGCCGCACTGGGCTCCATGTGCGGGGTGGGAGACCTGAATGCGGTCTGCAAGGGACATGAGCGCTGCAATGCACTGGGCCTGGATACAGTGGGTACCGGGGCTGTGGTGTCTTTCGCCATGGAACTGGCGGAAAAGGGCATTTTGTCCGCCTGTGATCTGGGAGGTACACAGCTTAAGTTCGATGACACACAAGGCATGCTGGATCTCATTGAAAAGATCTGTGCCCGGGAAGGCATCGGCTACATTTTGTCCCATGGCGTAAAAAGGGCTGCTGCAACCATTGGCAGAGGTGCTGAAGAGTATGCTTTTCATGTCAAGGGACAGGAGCCGGTCTTTCATGATCCAAGGGGGAAAAACAGGCGTCAGTCTGGGCTTTGCCCTGTCGCCGACAGGTGCTGA